CGCATACGATGAGCGAGGATAGCAAACGCCTCATCCCATTCCGCCGCGCGCAGGCGGCCCGTGTTTTCATCACGCACGAACGGACGATCCAGACGCTGACGCTTCAACCCGTCATAGGCAAAACGTGTGCGGTCATCAATCCATTCTTCGTTCACATCTTCGTGCAGGCGCGGCAGAACACGCATCACTTCCGTACCACGGCTGTCCACGCGAATGTTCGCACCAACCGCATCCATCACGTCGATGGTTTCGGTTTTTTTCAATTCCCACGGACGGGCCTGGAACGCATACGGTTTCGACGTCAGCGCACCAACCGGGCACACATCAATCATGTTGCCGGACAATTCGGTGGACACCGCCGCCTGAACAAACGTGGTGATTTCAACATCTTCACCACGGTTCAGCAGGCCCAGCTCCGGCACGCCGCCAATTTCTTCGCCAAAACGAACGCACCGCGTGCATTGAATGCAGCGGGTCATCACGGTTTTGATCAGCGGGCCGAAATCCTTGTCCTTTACCGCGCGTTTGCTTTCGTAATAACGCGAACGGTCATACCCATAACCAACGGCCTGATCCTGCAGATCACATTCGCCACCCTGGTCGCAAATCGGGCAATCCAGCGGGTGGTTGATCAGCAGCATTTCCATCACGCCCTTGCGTGCCTTTTTCACCATGTCGGTTTCGGTGAAAACCTCCATGTTGTCGGCACAGGCCAGTGCGCACGATGCCTGCGGCTTCGGCGGTCCACCCTTCACCTCGACCAGACACATACGGCAGTTGGCCGGAACGGTCAGACGGTCGTGATAGCAGAAACGCGGAATTTCAATTCCCAGCATTTCAGCAGCCTGAAGGATCGACGTGCCCTTTTCGACTTCGACTTCAATGTCATTGATCTTTAATTTTGGCATGGTTTTGCTTCCTGCTTACTCATCCGCTGTGTCCAGTTGCGGGCTTCAACGATTACCGGTCGGTTTTCCCACGACATTTGCAACCAATCCTGGGTCGGAACATGCAATGTCTGGCGGAAAATCTCGCTCCAACCGATTTTTTCAACTTTTTCCGGCCCGAAATCCAGCGCGCCCTGCCACTCGATTTCACCGTCACGAACATTTTTGTAAACGGTCAGCTCGTCGCCCTCTTCAAGGCAGTTCAAACCGTCATAACTGGCTTTACCGTACTCATGCACGGACCAGATCACACCCTCTGTCCCGGTTTCACAGAATGGCTCCAACGCGCCAAACAAAACCGTTCCATCCTTACGCTCCAAACGCGCCGGCAGACGGGCATAGAACATATTTTGCCATGCTTCCGGTTTCATGCCTTTTTGCAGACCATGGTGGTGCTGGCTGCGGTCATAATCGACCGTGCCTTCCCACTGCACATCGCCATCGGTGACGGTTTTAAAAACCTTCACCAGATCACCAGTTTCAAATTTGATTTTATCCGCCTTCGGCTTGTTAAAAAGCGTCACGCCCCAGTCATACGCCGACCGCACGGTCCGCACGCCCAAATGCTTGATCTCCGCATTCAGCTTGTCGGCCTTGGCTTGATCTTCCGCAGTTGCATACGGCAATTCGACCCGCATCGTGGTCAACATGCCGGCTTTTTTTACACGACGTAAGGGCGCGACGTTGCTCATGCCGCCCTCGCCGCAATTTTGCGGTATTCCATGATGCGTTTTTCCATTTCCGGGCGGAAATGGCGGATCAGGCCTTGGATCGGCCAGGCCGCCGCATCACCCAACGCGCAAATCGTGTGTCCTTCGACTTGTTTGGTCACATCCCACAACATGTCGATTTCCTCAACCGTTGCGTTGCCCTTGACCATGCGGGTCATCACGCGCCACATCCACCCCGTACCTTCACGGCACGGCGTACATTGGCCACAGGATTCGTGTTTGTAAAATTCGGACAAACGGGCAATCGCGTAAACGATATCCGTCGATTTATCCATGACGATCACACCCGCCGTGCCCAGGCCGGAACCAGCAGCACGCAAGGAATCAAAATCCATCACAACCGTGTCGCACACGTCGCGCGGCAGCAGCGGCGTGGATGAACCACCCGGAATAACCGCCAGCAGATTGTCCCAACCACCGCGAACGCCGCCGCAATGCTTGTCGATCAGTTCTTTCAGCGTGATGCCCATGGCTTCTTCGACGTTGCATGGGTTGTTGACGTGACCGGAGACACAGAACAATTTCGTGCCCGTATTTTTCTCATCCCGGCCAATGCCCGCAAACCATGAACCACCACGGCGCAGAATGGTCGGCGCAACGGCAATCGTTTCCACGTTGTTCACCGTCGTCGGGCAGGAATACAAACCCGCCATTGCCGGGAACGGCGGTTTGTTCCGCGGTTCGCCCTTTTTGCCTTCAAGGCTGTTCAACAGCGCGGTTTCCTCACCGCAGATATAGGCGCCAGCCCCACGGTGCAGAACAACATCAAAGTCCCACCCCGAACCAGCCGCGTTTTTAC
The window above is part of the Micavibrio aeruginosavorus ARL-13 genome. Proteins encoded here:
- the nuoF gene encoding NADH-quinone oxidoreductase subunit NuoF, with the protein product MLDDKDRIFTNIYGWEPYSLEYAKARGDWDNTKDIIAEGRDWIIDEMKKSGLRGRGGAGFPTGMKWSFMPKENPDGRPSYLVINADESEPGTCKDRDILRNEPHKLIEGALIAGFAMNAHAAYIYIRGEFYNEGSAVVKAIKEAYAAGLLGKNAAGSGWDFDVVLHRGAGAYICGEETALLNSLEGKKGEPRNKPPFPAMAGLYSCPTTVNNVETIAVAPTILRRGGSWFAGIGRDEKNTGTKLFCVSGHVNNPCNVEEAMGITLKELIDKHCGGVRGGWDNLLAVIPGGSSTPLLPRDVCDTVVMDFDSLRAAGSGLGTAGVIVMDKSTDIVYAIARLSEFYKHESCGQCTPCREGTGWMWRVMTRMVKGNATVEEIDMLWDVTKQVEGHTICALGDAAAWPIQGLIRHFRPEMEKRIMEYRKIAARAA